A stretch of DNA from Nonlabens ponticola:
GGACGAGCAAGTAACCATCACAAAACAAGTAAGCGACGGTTCACAGATGATCAATCCATCGAATATTATGACGTTTTATGAAAAGGGTTATACTAGAGAAATGGACATCATCCAGAATGTAAAAGGTCGCAAGATCCAGTACGTTAAACTGACGCCCATCAAATCTGATAGTGAATACAAGAATATTTTACTAGGTGTTGATGCAAATACCAAGCATATCTATAACGCTATTATTACAGAGCGCAGTGGTACCATCATCACGTTTACTCTAAAGTCTTTCAAGCCTAATGAGACACTGCCTAAAAACAGTTTTATCTTTGATGCGTCTCAATATGATAATTGGGATATAGAAGAGATGGACTAGATTGAAAATACTGGATAGATACATATTGACACAATTTATAAAGACGTTCTTGAGCGTCTTTATTGTGTTAATGTTTATTCTCATCCTGCAAGCCATATGGCTTTACATTAAGGATATTGCTGGTAAGGATATTGATACGGTTACCATCTTGAAGTTCATGATGTACACGATACCTGTCATCGTGCCGCTAGCGTTGCCTCTTAGTATATTATTAGCATCCATCATGGTTTTTGGTAACATGGCAGAAAACTATGAGTTTGCCGCTATGAAGTCTAATGGTATCTCACTACAACGTGCGATGCGATCCTTGACCATCGTCATTTTCTCATTGGGAATTACATCGTTTGTTTTTGCAAATACGGTAATTCCTTGGGGAAATCTCAAACAAAGAAACCTGCGTAGAAATATTGCTAAAGTCAAACCAGCAATGGCGATAAGTAAGGGCTCTTTTAATCAATTAGGTGATATCAACATCAAAGTAGCTGACAAGACTGGTGATGTAGGACAATACTTGACTGATGTTATTATACACAAGAAAAACCCGAAACGCTCGGGTAATTTTACTACGATAAAAAGTGCCACAGGTGAATTAAAAAGTTCACTAAAGTCAGACATTATCCAGTTAGTGCTGGAAGATGGTAATTACTATGAGGATCTTTTTGTTACTGATAATAAAAAACGAGCCAGCTCGCCATTTTTAAGAACTGAGTTTGATACCTATACGCTTAATGTGGATGTCTCAGAACTTAATGATGTGGATATGGATAACGAGAGCGTTACCGATGATCATCAAATGCTTAAAATCAATGAGCTGAAAACACAAATCGATTCTTTCTCATCAGATTATAATGAGAACTTAAAGGTCTATCATTCAAACCAGCATGAAAAATGGTCGCCAGGTGGACTTGATGATACAATTTCAAAATACCTTGACAGCACAGAGACTACAGAGCCTATTTTTGAACGATTAACAGTCTATGACCAGCGACGCACCGTCGATGGAGCTTCCAATAAAGTAAAGCAACAGCAGGCAGCGTTGGTAACTAGAGGAAAACAGTTGCAACGGGAACGGGTACGACTCAATAAATATGAGATTGAGATTCATAAAAAATATGTGCTGGGCGTTGCCTGTATCATATTGTTCTTTATTGGTGCACCGTTAGGAGCAATCATACGTAAAGGTGGTATGGGCTTACCACTAGTAGTTGCAACCATCTTCTTTCTTTCGTACCATTTTATAGGGATTTTTGCAGAAAAAGCCGCTGCCGAAGGTGCTTTTCCTGCCTGGATTGGCGCCTGGATGAGTACGGCTATTATTTTCCCGATAGGAATCTTCCTTACCTATCGAGCCACTACTGATCAAGGCTTCTTTGACTTAGGTGGAGCCATCAATGGACTCATGGATAGGTTTAAAAAGAAACCAAAATCCGTAGCGACCATTTCATAATCCATATCTTTGTAATTCAACGCAAAGTAAGGTAATGACAACAGCTACAGCAGGTGCGGCCATCAAGTTAGACCGCATCGAAGACGCTATTCAAGATATTAAGGACGGTAAGGTAATCATCGTGGTAGATGATGAAAATCGTGAGAATGAAGGTGATTTTCTCGCCAGTGCACAAAGTGTAACGCCACAAATGATCAATTTTATGGCAACGCATGGTCGTGGATTGATCTGTTGTCCTATCACGCCACAGCGAGTCAAGGAACTGGACTTGAACATGATGGTCAATAACAATTCTGACCCTATGGAGACGGCGTTTACCGTATCTGTGGATTTGCGAGGTCATGGTGTCACTACCGGTATTAGTGCCAGTGATAGAGCACTTACCATACAGGCAATGATAAATCCAGAGACGCAACCGCACGACCTGAGTAAACCTGGACACATATTCCCACTCAAGGCAAAAGATGGTGGCGTGCTAAGACGCACTGGCCATACTGAAGCTGCAATTGATTTTGCACGATTGGCAGGACACAAACCAGCTGGTGTTATTGTCGAGATCATGAATGAGGACGGCACCATGGCGAGATTGCCGCAATTAATTGAAGTTGCCAGAAAACATGATCTCAAACTGGTAAGCATCGAGGATCTCGTGGCCTATCGCATGAAACACGATAGTCTCATTGTAAAAAAAGAGGACTTTGAACTCAAGACGCGCTTTGGAACATATAGATTGAGAGCCTATCAACAAACTACTAACGATCAGATACATCTAGCTTTGACATTGGGCGACTGGAACAAAGAAGACACGGTTTTAACAAGAATGAATAGCACCCAAGTGAACAATGACCTCTTCTCTACCCTAACGAGTGAAGCTGATCGCAAGCTGGATGCCATGTTTGAGCGTTTAAATCAAGAAGGTAAAGGAGCCATCGTATTCATCAACCAGCAGTTTGAACCAGAAAATATGCTGGGTAGATTAGAAGAATTAAAGGATCTGCAACTCAATGGCAAGGTAAAAGCGCCACGCCGCAATCTTGATAACAAGGACTATGGTATTGGCGCACAAATTCTGCATGACTTGGATATTACCAAGCTCAAATTGATGACTAATAGCGAGCAAAGTAAACGCATAGGCATGATAGGCTATGACCTTGAAATAAAGGAGATTGTTAGTTATTGAGGATTATAATTTTTTAGCTTTCGCGAAAGCGTAACATATATAAATGTCACAGCACAACTACACAGAACAGGATTCCAGACATCATGATCTCGAATTGAAGTCTACTGGCGAGCTATTGGAAGCTATCAATGCCGAAGATCAAGTTGTCGCTAAAGCCATTCAAAAAATCCTTCCTGAGATTGAAAAGCTAGTAGACGCGATTGTGTTAAGAATGAGAGATGGCGGCAGATTGTTTTACATAGGTGCAGGCACGAGCGGTCGATTGGGAATACTAGATGCTAGTGAGTGCCCACCGACTTTTGGCGTTTCGCCAGACAAGGTCATTGGGATTATTGCAGGTGGTGATCAAGCGATTAGAAATGCCGTAGAAAATGCAGAAGATGATCAAACCCAAGCACTAAAAGATCTTGAAAAGCACGACATTAACACGAAGGATATTGTCATAGGCATTGCCGCGAGCGGTCGCACACCTTATGTACTTGCAGGAATTAAGGCTTGTAAGGACCGCAAGATTCTTACTGGCGGTATAACCTGTAATCCTGAAAGTCCACTTGATCTCGCAGCCCAGCATTCTCTAGTTGCTGTCGTCGGCCCAGAATTTGTTACCGGTAGCAGCCGCATGAAAGCTGGAACAGCCCAAAAAATGATATTGAATATGATATCTACTAGCGTCATGATAAAATTGGGACATGTTAAAGGTAATAAGATGGTGGATATGCAATTGAGCAATGACAAGCTGGTTGATCGCGGTGCTCGTATGATCATGCAAGCCACAAAAATGGATTATGAAACCTCGCAGAAAATGCTCAAAAAATACGGTAGCGTGCGAGGAGTCCTGGATCATATAGATTTGTGCTAATGAAACAAGCATCAACAGACCGTGAGATTTTGGGTAAAGGTGTCAAACGTTTATTACTGGCACTACCCTTTTTCATTTTGGGACCAACGCTGATCTTTATAGGAGCTGGAAGTGAGCATCCCATTATTTTTTTAATGCCTGGAATAGCCTTTGCAATTCTGGCTGTCTATTTTATGTTTTCGGGAATCAATACGATTCTAGACTCCATGTTCAAAACCAAAAAAACTAGATAATGAAATCGACCTACCTACTACTTTGCCTACTGTGTATCGTGACCGCATGTAAGACTGAAAATAAAAAGGAATCAGATAATTCCATTGAGACTACCCAGCAAGTCACAGCATCGATGAGCCCTGCTAGAGAATTAGTGAATAACATTGAGAGAGCTCACGGCGCAAATGCCTTTGCAGATCAAGAGATGGTTTCTTTTGATATCAACCTAGACTTTGGCGGTAAGGATCGACTGGACGGCACCATCTATATGACGACAGATTCAAAATATGCGCGTATTGAAAAAACTAATGGTGATGTGTTACTGTATGATGGCAATAAGGTGTGGTTATCGCCTAAAGATGCTAATCAGCAAGGCGCGAGATTTGATATATTTACCTGGACTTACTTTTTTGCCTTGCCGTTCAAATTATCAGATGATGGTGCTCAAGTTGAAATGATGGAACCGCAGGATGAGATGAAACGCGTGCATCTAAGCTTTGAAAGTGGTACTGGCGATGCACCTGATGATTGGTACGATCTATACGTGGACGATCAAAACATATTACAATATGCAGGTTACATCGTCACCTATGGCGGCACACCAGCTGAAAAAGCTGTGGAAAACGCACACGCCATAGGCTATCAGAGTTACAAAAATATTGAAGGTGTGCAGATAGCTCATGATTGGAAATTTTATAATTATGATGATAATGTTGATACTTCAAACATCATTGGTGAAGCAAGTCTTAAGAATGTAGAATTCCGTCCAGTAGCACCTAGCTTGTTTAAGAAACCCGACAACGCCGTAGAAATAAGTTTGTAACTACTTGAGTGCATAAGTATCAATAGCATTGCTGGCAATAAGCAAATCAAAAATGAGTTTTTATAGCAACTCTATCACATGAATAAATTCTTAGCTTTTATAATATGTCTGATACTATCAGCTAATGTATTTGCACAGACTGAGCAGCCGCAAGACTCGTTGATCAAAATAAGCTCTGGTTTTACAACTATTAATGAGAAACTTTTCCCAGGTGCTGTAGTGTACTTGCGTAATGATGCAAAACAAGTCTATGCAAAACATCAAGGAATAGAGATGTACTGCGATCGCGCTGTGTTCTATGAGAAGAGCAACTTTATAAAAGCCATTGGGAATGTACGTATGATTCAAGGTGACAGCATACGCATGAACTCTAAATATGCGGAGTACAACGGTAATTCAAAACTTGCCTATGCCGCTGGACAGGTAAATATGAAAAGTCCAGAATCAACTTTATCTACTGATACCCTATATTTTGATCGCGCGAGACAGCAAGCCTTTTATCGCAGCGGCGGCACAGTAAAAGATACAGCAAGCACATTAAAAAGTCGTGTAGGTCGATACTATTTGAACGACAAAAAGTATGTTTTTCTAGATGATGTAGTCGTAACTAATCCGGAATATGTCATCAATTCCAACCATCTCAATTTTTATAGTGAAACAGGTCACACTTATATGTATGGTCCATCAACTATCACAGGCGCTACGAGTAAGGTCTATTGTGAGCGAGGATTTTATGATACCAGAGCCGATGAGGGCTATTTTGTCAAGAACAGTAGCATTGATTATAATGATAGAAATGTAAAAGGCGATAGCCTTTATTTCAATCGCAACAACAGTTTTGCCAGCGCTACCAATAATATTGAAATAACTGATACCATCAACAACAGTGTCATACGTGGCCACTATGCAGAGGTCTATAGGGCTAAAGATTCGGTTTTCATCACAAAAAGAGCCGTCGCCATATCAGTTCAAGAAGCTGATAGTGTCTATATACACGCAGACACCTTACTAGTAACAGGTAAAGAAAATGATAGGCTTGTTAGAGCCTATCCAGACGCTCGATTTTATAAAAGTGACTTGAGCGGCAAGGCAGATAGCATCGCGTCCAAGCAAATTACTGGATTGACTAAGATGATTAGAAAACCAATTATGTGGAGCGGCCTAAGCCAAATAACAGGTGACAGCATACATCTGCAATCTAACACTGTGACAGAGCAGATTGACTCCTTGCGAGTATTCTATAATGCCTTTATTGTCGATCAGGATTCTAGCGGTGGCTTTAATCAAATAAAGGGTAAGGAACTTATCGGTTTGTTTGAAAACAATGAGATGACCGTAGTCAATATCGACAAGAATGTTGAGAATTTGATCTATGTACGCAACGATACAGATGAATTAATAGGTATCAATAAAGGCACCAGTGGTAGAATGCAGATAGAGTTTGAAGAAAGCGAAATGGTCGTCATCACTAACTTTGATCAACCGCGAGACATCACTTATCCATTAGAGGAAATCGCAGAAAATGCCCGAACGTTACGCGGTCTTGATTGGCGTGGCGATGAGATGCTCAGGAGCAAGGAAGATCTTTTTAAAGGCAAGCCTTTACCGCAACTAATACAAATTCAAGGATTGCCATTGCCCGAGGTTGAAGAGGCGTTTTTCACCAAAGAAAATCAAGAGCAGCTCAACAAGAACTCGTCGCTCTCAAAAGAAGATCTTGAGAACCGCGAGGAAGATGAGTTAGAAAACATTCAGGATCCAGATAATTGAAGGAAGATTTCTTTAAATATCAAGCACCTACTACTCCATTTGCCAGCGGTCTAGAAATAAGTCATGCTAGCGGCAGCAAGATTTATGACAAGCACGGCAAGGAATACATAGACATGGTAGCTGGTGTTAGTGCCTTACCACTAGGTCATAGCCATCATGCAGTCGTCAAAGCTATACAACAGCAAGCAGAGAAGTATCTTCATGTAATGGTTTATGGCGAGTTTGCGCAAGAACCAGCCGTACGTTTGTGCAAGATGCTTAGCAATAGTATGCCCGATCCATTAGAAATGACCTATCTGGTCAACAGTGGTACTGAGGCGATTGAAGCTTCCTTAAAACTCGCTCGCAGGATTACAGGTAGATCTCAAATCGTGGCCATGCACAATGCATATCATGGCAACACGATGGGATCTTTAAGCTTGATGGATTATGAGGAACGCAAGGCGCCGTTCAGACCTTTGATTCCTAATATTAAGCACATAAATTATAATTGCCTGGCACATATTAATCAAATTACCACAAGTACAGCAGCGGTAATTGTAGAGGCAATTCAAGGTGGTGCAGGATTTATAAAGGGTGACAAACGCTGGTTCCAGCAGCTCGCAGCCCGTTGTAAAGAGGTGGGCGCCATGCTCATTCTTGACGAGATACAAACAGGTGTTGGACGCACAGGTACTTTCTGGTATTTTGAACAAATGGACATTGTTCCTGATATGGTCGTTAGCGGTAAAGGACTAGCTGGTGGCTTACCCATCGGCGCCTTAACGGCAAGCACACAGCATATG
This window harbors:
- a CDS encoding LolA family protein; its protein translation is MTRIYLMMFMCFAFAKAVSAQSSTADKLLNEVATKYKAYDNVVFTYKGNLKNERAKFDTDIQGEAKLSGNMYNATYNGTTYMYDGSKLYTINREDEQVTITKQVSDGSQMINPSNIMTFYEKGYTREMDIIQNVKGRKIQYVKLTPIKSDSEYKNILLGVDANTKHIYNAIITERSGTIITFTLKSFKPNETLPKNSFIFDASQYDNWDIEEMD
- a CDS encoding LptF/LptG family permease, which produces MFILILQAIWLYIKDIAGKDIDTVTILKFMMYTIPVIVPLALPLSILLASIMVFGNMAENYEFAAMKSNGISLQRAMRSLTIVIFSLGITSFVFANTVIPWGNLKQRNLRRNIAKVKPAMAISKGSFNQLGDINIKVADKTGDVGQYLTDVIIHKKNPKRSGNFTTIKSATGELKSSLKSDIIQLVLEDGNYYEDLFVTDNKKRASSPFLRTEFDTYTLNVDVSELNDVDMDNESVTDDHQMLKINELKTQIDSFSSDYNENLKVYHSNQHEKWSPGGLDDTISKYLDSTETTEPIFERLTVYDQRRTVDGASNKVKQQQAALVTRGKQLQRERVRLNKYEIEIHKKYVLGVACIILFFIGAPLGAIIRKGGMGLPLVVATIFFLSYHFIGIFAEKAAAEGAFPAWIGAWMSTAIIFPIGIFLTYRATTDQGFFDLGGAINGLMDRFKKKPKSVATIS
- the ribB gene encoding 3,4-dihydroxy-2-butanone-4-phosphate synthase translates to MTTATAGAAIKLDRIEDAIQDIKDGKVIIVVDDENRENEGDFLASAQSVTPQMINFMATHGRGLICCPITPQRVKELDLNMMVNNNSDPMETAFTVSVDLRGHGVTTGISASDRALTIQAMINPETQPHDLSKPGHIFPLKAKDGGVLRRTGHTEAAIDFARLAGHKPAGVIVEIMNEDGTMARLPQLIEVARKHDLKLVSIEDLVAYRMKHDSLIVKKEDFELKTRFGTYRLRAYQQTTNDQIHLALTLGDWNKEDTVLTRMNSTQVNNDLFSTLTSEADRKLDAMFERLNQEGKGAIVFINQQFEPENMLGRLEELKDLQLNGKVKAPRRNLDNKDYGIGAQILHDLDITKLKLMTNSEQSKRIGMIGYDLEIKEIVSY
- the murQ gene encoding N-acetylmuramic acid 6-phosphate etherase — its product is MSQHNYTEQDSRHHDLELKSTGELLEAINAEDQVVAKAIQKILPEIEKLVDAIVLRMRDGGRLFYIGAGTSGRLGILDASECPPTFGVSPDKVIGIIAGGDQAIRNAVENAEDDQTQALKDLEKHDINTKDIVIGIAASGRTPYVLAGIKACKDRKILTGGITCNPESPLDLAAQHSLVAVVGPEFVTGSSRMKAGTAQKMILNMISTSVMIKLGHVKGNKMVDMQLSNDKLVDRGARMIMQATKMDYETSQKMLKKYGSVRGVLDHIDLC
- a CDS encoding DUF6095 family protein codes for the protein MKQASTDREILGKGVKRLLLALPFFILGPTLIFIGAGSEHPIIFLMPGIAFAILAVYFMFSGINTILDSMFKTKKTR
- a CDS encoding OstA-like protein, which gives rise to MNKFLAFIICLILSANVFAQTEQPQDSLIKISSGFTTINEKLFPGAVVYLRNDAKQVYAKHQGIEMYCDRAVFYEKSNFIKAIGNVRMIQGDSIRMNSKYAEYNGNSKLAYAAGQVNMKSPESTLSTDTLYFDRARQQAFYRSGGTVKDTASTLKSRVGRYYLNDKKYVFLDDVVVTNPEYVINSNHLNFYSETGHTYMYGPSTITGATSKVYCERGFYDTRADEGYFVKNSSIDYNDRNVKGDSLYFNRNNSFASATNNIEITDTINNSVIRGHYAEVYRAKDSVFITKRAVAISVQEADSVYIHADTLLVTGKENDRLVRAYPDARFYKSDLSGKADSIASKQITGLTKMIRKPIMWSGLSQITGDSIHLQSNTVTEQIDSLRVFYNAFIVDQDSSGGFNQIKGKELIGLFENNEMTVVNIDKNVENLIYVRNDTDELIGINKGTSGRMQIEFEESEMVVITNFDQPRDITYPLEEIAENARTLRGLDWRGDEMLRSKEDLFKGKPLPQLIQIQGLPLPEVEEAFFTKENQEQLNKNSSLSKEDLENREEDELENIQDPDN
- a CDS encoding aspartate aminotransferase family protein; the encoded protein is MKEDFFKYQAPTTPFASGLEISHASGSKIYDKHGKEYIDMVAGVSALPLGHSHHAVVKAIQQQAEKYLHVMVYGEFAQEPAVRLCKMLSNSMPDPLEMTYLVNSGTEAIEASLKLARRITGRSQIVAMHNAYHGNTMGSLSLMDYEERKAPFRPLIPNIKHINYNCLAHINQITTSTAAVIVEAIQGGAGFIKGDKRWFQQLAARCKEVGAMLILDEIQTGVGRTGTFWYFEQMDIVPDMVVSGKGLAGGLPIGALTASTQHMEHFKVAPMLGHITTFGGNPVIAAAACATVQEIISRDLMNAVMDKELRFRESLQSKHIKEIRGTGLMLAIILHDDRFTSQIVDECRERGAIFFLLLFEKRAIRITPAYTVGDEDSTKAINILLEVIHKFYD